In the Kaistella sp. 97-N-M2 genome, one interval contains:
- a CDS encoding TolC family protein, giving the protein MKILKYFFLLLCFSANAQTLTLEECYDLAKQNYPLIKRHDLIAKTKEYSLQNAAKGWLPQIQIAGQATYQNDVTQLPVQLPNMTIDPVSKDQYKIYVDVQQNIYDGGMTANQKKAATITSEMERQKTEVETDQLEMRINQIFFGILQTDAQIEQTDLTKADLKNGLKRAEVQLENGVIYRSNVDVLKAQLVNLDQKDLELKSTKKNFLQMLSLFIQKNLDENTTLEKPAKILIQAENNRAELKLFALQKLALDQQKSNINSRNLPRVGAFFQGGYGKPGFNMLKNEFNLFYIGGVRLNIPISGYYTKRNDLALVGIQQEEIEIQRENFLFNQQFETIQNNNDLDKIQQLINKDDELISLRESIKTAALAQLENGVITTNDYLREVNELDRAKNQKITHEIQYLLTQYNLKAQLNQ; this is encoded by the coding sequence ATGAAAATTTTAAAATATTTTTTTCTGCTCCTCTGCTTCTCTGCAAATGCCCAAACATTGACCTTAGAAGAATGCTACGATTTGGCCAAACAAAATTATCCGCTTATCAAAAGACACGATTTAATCGCCAAAACTAAAGAATACAGTCTTCAGAATGCCGCAAAAGGCTGGCTTCCGCAGATACAGATTGCGGGACAGGCAACGTATCAGAACGACGTTACACAACTGCCGGTGCAGCTTCCGAATATGACGATTGATCCCGTCAGCAAAGACCAGTATAAAATTTATGTGGATGTTCAGCAGAATATTTATGATGGCGGAATGACCGCTAACCAAAAAAAAGCCGCAACCATTACTTCTGAAATGGAACGGCAAAAAACGGAAGTCGAAACCGATCAACTCGAAATGCGCATCAACCAAATATTTTTTGGAATTCTACAAACCGATGCACAGATTGAACAAACCGATTTGACGAAAGCTGATCTCAAAAACGGCCTGAAAAGAGCGGAAGTACAACTGGAGAACGGCGTTATCTACAGAAGTAACGTCGATGTTTTAAAAGCACAACTGGTAAATCTGGACCAAAAAGATTTGGAACTTAAATCGACGAAGAAAAATTTCTTACAGATGCTTTCTCTTTTCATTCAGAAAAATTTAGACGAAAATACCACGCTTGAAAAACCCGCGAAAATTTTAATTCAGGCCGAGAACAATCGTGCCGAACTCAAGCTTTTCGCTTTACAAAAACTCGCATTAGACCAGCAGAAATCAAACATCAACTCCAGAAATCTGCCCAGAGTGGGCGCATTTTTTCAGGGTGGCTACGGAAAACCCGGCTTTAATATGTTGAAAAATGAATTCAATCTTTTCTACATCGGCGGTGTACGCTTGAATATTCCAATCTCGGGATACTACACGAAAAGAAATGATCTGGCTTTGGTCGGAATTCAACAGGAGGAAATCGAGATTCAAAGAGAGAACTTCCTTTTCAATCAGCAGTTTGAAACGATTCAGAACAACAATGACCTTGATAAAATCCAGCAACTCATCAATAAAGACGACGAACTGATCAGTCTGCGCGAAAGCATCAAAACCGCCGCCCTCGCCCAACTCGAAAACGGCGTAATTACGACAAACGATTACCTGCGCGAAGTCAACGAACTCGACCGCGCGAAAAATCAGAAAATAACGCATGAAATACAATATCTTTTAACGCAATACAATCTGAAAGCGCAGCTTAATCAATAA